Genomic window (Phycisphaerae bacterium):
ACACGCGGCCGATGTTTGTGCCTTCCGGCGTTTCGATCGGGCAGGTCCGGCCGATCTGACCCTGGGTGAAGAGTTTTTTGCGGTTCGGGACGATCAGCCGGCGAAGATGGGTCTGCCGCGAAAGCCAATTGGTCTCGTCGAGCGGCTGTCCATGAGGCTCAGCCTCTGTGGACCACGGGCGAAGCGAATCGGAGCCGCGGAGGAATTCGAGCATCCACGCCCGCAGCGGCAGCCATGAGCGGACCAGGGCCTCGTCCCACGACAGGTCGCTGGCGCCGCTGCCCAGCCTTTCGGCGAGGAAGTCGAGGAATTGCTCTCCGACGCAGCGGATTTCGGCTGTGTCCAGCGCCTCGGACGATGCGCTTGGCGGACAGACGAAACGGCGGTCACCGAGGTGAAAGACGCCTTCCTCATCGGGCGCGGGAACGTCGGTGTACTCCACATCGACCGCGCCCGACCGGGCCGAGACCGAGAGGTTGATCCGGCAGGTATGCGGCCCGGTGAACTGGGCGCGGTAGCCGGCCAGCGGCATCCGCTCGGCCAGGAGTTGGGGCAGGCGTTCGTGAAGGAAGCGGTCGAACGATTGTCGGTGCCACGGGGCTTGGTAGCGGACGGTCATGGCCTTAATCCTCCCATTGTTTTTCCAGGTCGTGCCATTGGGCGGCGAGGCGCCGCAGGGCGTAGTGCAGTCGCGACTTGACCGTGCCTTCGGGCACGCCAAGCCGCTCAGCCACGTCGCGGAGCGGCAGTTGATCCTCGTGGACCATGCGGAGCACCTCGCGTTTGTCGTCCGAGAGCTGGGCCAGCAGACGGCGGACCAGTTCGCCCCGCTCGGCCTGCTCGGCGAGGGCGTCGGGTCCGAGGGCGGCGGCGTCGACCATCCAGCCGGGCATGGACGGCTCGGTCTCGTCGTCGTCCGGCTCGCGTGGCGGCTGGAGGGGCGTCTGCCTTCGCCGGCGGATGGAGCGCAGGTGGTTGAGGGTCAAATTCGTCGCCACTCGCAGCAGCCAGGCGCGGAGCGGCCCGGCTCCGTTCCACTGCTCAGCCCTTGTCCAGACCCTCAAAAACACTTCCTGGGCCAGATCGTCGGCCGCCGTCTGGTCCCGGAGCATCCGCAGAAGCTGTTGGCGCACCGGTTCCTGGTAACGTTCCATGAGGGCTTCGAACGCCGGTTCGTCACCTTCGGAAATCCGCTGCATCAGCGCTTCATCGGATTGCCCCATCGGCCCTCCTACCACTCAAGACACCGGCGGCTTGGGAAAAGTTCACACACGGAGGTTTGTCGTCGAAGCGGGTTGCGCAGACGGCGTGCTCCGGCTCAAAAGGGAGTTGTCTGTCTCCCATTATAGTAAAAGGACGGCTGCGGAGCCAGCGGTCCGGGTTTCGGCGGGCTGGGAGGGGTACGGCGATTGTCGGCAATGGTATTGACTTTGAGGGGGCTTGTCCGTACCGTTTTTTCTTTCTGTCGGCTGCGGCCGGGACGGTTCGACGGGTTTGGCGCGGCGCGGTCCATGCGGGCTGGAGCCCGAAGCCAAGACGTCCGGACGGCTATAAT
Coding sequences:
- a CDS encoding RNA polymerase sigma factor translates to MGQSDEALMQRISEGDEPAFEALMERYQEPVRQQLLRMLRDQTAADDLAQEVFLRVWTRAEQWNGAGPLRAWLLRVATNLTLNHLRSIRRRRQTPLQPPREPDDDETEPSMPGWMVDAAALGPDALAEQAERGELVRRLLAQLSDDKREVLRMVHEDQLPLRDVAERLGVPEGTVKSRLHYALRRLAAQWHDLEKQWED